Part of the Pedobacter roseus genome is shown below.
AAATAGCGTGCCTGACGCTAATCCGGCTTACCTGGATGGTACTTATACCATTGCATCAAACTTAACCAATCCTGCAGCTTACAACAATAGCAGTAACATTTATATTCATCCTAACATCAAATACCAGGCGGCACAAAATATTGTATATGTTAACAGTGCAAGTCCGGCACCAAACCCTGGTGATAACGTAATAGGTACCCCAAGATCTGATTTTTCACGTTCAACATTAGCAGCAGCAGGTATATCAAACGGTGCACCTGGCCCAGGCGGGCGGTATCTGGTGGGCGGCTGGATAAATGCAACATCAGCAACAACACCTTCAGCACTCGATCCAACAGAGTACTACGAATTTTATATGGAGCCTAAAAGTGGTTATTATTTTAATTTCAGTGATGTAAAATTCACCGTATTAAGGGGAGGTGCCACACATCCCAACACCTTTGTACTGCGCTCCAGTATCGATAATTTTGCCACCAATATTGCTGCTCCTGTTACCATAAGCGGCACTACAGCGCCAACCCCAATATCATTCAATGCATCGGCGCTTAGCAATATCACTACCCCGGTTACCTTTAGATTATATGCTTATGGTGCAACTGCAACCAGCGGCAATACCACTGTCGGACTTAACGATTTCCAGGTGTATGGCCAGGTATTACCTAATCCTTAACTAAATAACAATTAACCCGCAGTGGCATAATATTGTGCTGCTGCTTGTTCCTAAACATCATGAACAAAAAAATAATCTTTTTCTTTTTTATTTTCTGTACCGTTTTCAATACTATAAAAACATATTCGCAAAGCAATAAAATGCAATGGTGGCAAGATGGCAAATTTGGTCTTTTTTTACATTGGGGTCTATATTCTGTTGGGGAATGGAATGGCAAACCCCAAAAAGGTAACGAGCACTTTATGTTTTACGAAAAAATACCTCTCGCAACTTATGCTAAAATTGGTGAAGAGCTTAGCTTTAAAGAGTATAATGCCGATTTTTGGGTAAAAAACGCAAAAGATGCGGGGATGAAATATGTGGTGATCACGGCTAAGCATCACGATGGGTTTGCCATGTACAATTCGCCCAGCAATGATTTCAACATCGTTAAAAAAACGGCCTTTGCCAGAGATCCAATGCCTGATTTGGCAAAAGCCTGTAAAAAATATGGTCTGAAACTTTGCTTTTACTATTCGCTGGGAAGAGATTGGGAAAGCAAAGATGCCAATTGGGCACGTGCAGGCTCAAAAGCCGGCAACGATTGGGACTTTCCTGATACCTCAAAAAAAGATAACAACAGCTACATAGAAAAAAAAGTAAAACCACAGCTTAAAGAACTGTTAACACAATACGGCCCAATAGGCATTATCTGGTTTGATACACCCGAGGGAACCACACGAGCGCAAAGCGAAGGCTTGCGAAAATTCATCTTAGCCATACA
Proteins encoded:
- a CDS encoding alpha-L-fucosidase, producing the protein MNKKIIFFFFIFCTVFNTIKTYSQSNKMQWWQDGKFGLFLHWGLYSVGEWNGKPQKGNEHFMFYEKIPLATYAKIGEELSFKEYNADFWVKNAKDAGMKYVVITAKHHDGFAMYNSPSNDFNIVKKTAFARDPMPDLAKACKKYGLKLCFYYSLGRDWESKDANWARAGSKAGNDWDFPDTSKKDNNSYIEKKVKPQLKELLTQYGPIGIIWFDTPEGTTRAQSEGLRKFILAIQPNCIINARIGNGMGDYSVSEQKIESNAILKPWESCITMSGKWGFSKFDKNWKSPELLVRHLVEIVCKGGNLLLNVGPNNLGNLPELAISNLQEIGNWMKLNGEAIYGTTPFTTTSEYTISATMAKETMGQSNNDNTSKKINADLYFNKKGNNIYVFARSWDKPVITSAVLGQIKNIKNITLLENNKAVKWITENGILTIEIPKLANKTVPILVFKITR